The following proteins come from a genomic window of Miscanthus floridulus cultivar M001 chromosome 2, ASM1932011v1, whole genome shotgun sequence:
- the LOC136516677 gene encoding uncharacterized protein — MATTWSRRVSVPALAAAAAVLLLASVAAGDDHNGVYDPCADASVQRGDGFTFGVVFSGHDSFFSGGVQLSPCDSRLGLANRAPLALYRPQVDEISLVTVNSSSFDPSSSGGYMVAFAGKKYAARSPPVFVANISYTVTGFTLVLEFQKGTLQNLFWKPGGCSSCSGRSDFACVDGSCAIKTTSCRGKGGQVDCNPGIQLAFSGTDKHEAVLNSWYEVSKLRQYSLFGLFSNLKDSLTSQFSSFF, encoded by the exons ATGGCGACGACGTGGTCGAGGCGCGTGTCGGTGCCAGCcctggcggccgccgccgccgtgctcctGCTCGCGTCCGTAGCCGCgggcgacgaccacaacggcgtcTACGACCCCTGCGCGGACGCGTCGGTGCAGCGCGGCGACGGGTTCACCTTCGGGGTGGTCTTCTCCGGGCACGACTCCTTCTTCTCCGGCGGCGTGCAGCTGTCCCCCTGCGACAGCCGCCTCGGTCTCGCCAACCGCGCGCCGCTCGCGCTTTATCGCCCCCAGGTCGACGAGATTTCGCTCGTCACCGTCAACTCCTCCTCCTTCGACCCG TCTTCTTCTGGTGGGTACATGGTGGCTTTCGCCGGGAAGAAATACGCAGCGAGGTCACCCCCGGTGTTCGTCGCCAACATCTCGTACACAGTGACCGGCTTTACCCTG GTCCTGGAGTTCCAGAAGGGCACGCTCCAGAACCTGTTCTGGAAGCCCGGCGGGTGCTCGTCGTGCTCGGGGCGCTCCGACTTCGCGTGCGTGGACGGCAGCTGCGCGATCAAGACGACGAGCTGCAGGGGCAAGGGCGGGCAGGTGGACTGCAACCCCGGGATCCAGCTCGCGTTCTCCGGCACGGACAAGCACGAGGCCGTGCTCAACTCGTGGTACGAGGTGTCCAAGCTCCGGCAGTACTCCCTGTTcgggctcttctccaacctcaagGACTCGCTGACCAGTCAGTTCAGCAGCTTCTTCTAG
- the LOC136537881 gene encoding syntaxin-121-like has translation MNSLFLSSWKRGGGGDDGDIESGSVEMSAPPGAAAGASLDRFFEDVESIKDELRDLERIQRSLHDGNEAGKSLHDASAVRDLRARMDADVGAAIKKAKVVKLRLESLDRANAANRSVPGCGPGSSTDRTRTSVVAGLRKKLRDSMESFSSLRSRVASEYRDTVARRYFTVTGTQPDEATLDALAESGEGERFLQRAIAEQGRGEVLGVVAEIQERHGAVAELERSLLELQQVFNDMAVLVAAQGEQLDDIEGNVGRARSFVDRGREQLQVARKHQKSTRKWTCIAILILLVIILVIVLPIVLNNNKKN, from the coding sequence ATGAACAGCTTGTTCTTGAGCTCATggaagcgcggcggcggcggagacgacGGCGACATCGAGTCCGGCAGCGTGGAGATGTCTGCGCCGCCTGGTGCCGCGGCGGGGGCGAGCCTGGACCGGTTCTTCGAGGACGTGGAGTCGATCAAGGACGAGCTACGGGACCTGGAGCGGATCCAGCGCTCTCTCCACGACGGCAACGAGGCGGGGAAGTCGCTGCACGACGCGTCCGCGGTGCGCGACCTCCGCGCGCGGATGGACGCGGACGTGGGCGCGGCGATCAAGAAGGCCAAGGTGGTGAAGCTCCGGCTCGAGTCGCTGGACCGCGCCAACGCCGCCAACCGGTCCGTGCCCGGGTGCGGCCCCGGTTCCTCCACGGACCGCACCCGGACGTCCGTCGTGGCCGGGCTGCGCAAGAAGCTCCGTGACTCGATGGAGTCCTTCTCGTCGCTGCGGTCCCGCGTGGCGTCCGAGTACCGGGACACGGTGGCGCGGCGGTACTTCACGGTGACGGGGACCCAGCCCGACGAGGCGACGCTGGACGCGCTGGCGGAGTCCGGGGAAGGGGAGCGGTTCCTGCAGCGCGCCATCGCGGAGCAGGGGAGAGGGGAGGTGCTGGGCGTGGTGGCGGAGATCCAGGAGCGGCACGGCGCCGTGGCGGAGCTGGAGCGCTCCCTCCTAGAGCTGCAGCAGGTGTTCAACGACATGGCCGTGCTGGTGGCCGCGCAGGGGGAGCAGCTGGACGACATCGAGGGGAACGTCGGGCGCGCCAGGTCGTTCGTTGATCGCGGGCGTGAGCAGCTGCAGGTGGCCAGGAAGCACCAGAAGAGCACGCGCAAGTGGACCTGCATCGCCATCCTcatcctcctcgtcatcatcctcgTCATCGTTCTCCCCATCGTGCTCAATAACAACAAGAAGAACTAG